A single window of Archangium gephyra DNA harbors:
- a CDS encoding GNAT family N-acetyltransferase, producing the protein MIRSATPADVPAIARLIRALAEYEKLSHEVVLREEELHQHLFGERRYAEVVLAEDGGQVVGFALFFHNYSTFLSKPGLYLEDLFVLPEQRGRGHGKRLLSHLAKLAVERGCGRFEWSVLDWNTPSIEFYKSFGAVPMNDWTVFRVTGESLERLARAA; encoded by the coding sequence ATGATTCGTTCAGCGACCCCCGCGGATGTCCCCGCCATCGCCCGGCTCATCCGGGCCCTGGCCGAGTACGAGAAGCTCTCCCACGAGGTCGTCCTGCGCGAGGAGGAGTTGCACCAGCACCTCTTCGGCGAGCGGCGCTATGCCGAGGTCGTCCTGGCCGAGGACGGCGGGCAGGTGGTGGGCTTCGCCCTCTTCTTCCACAACTACTCCACCTTCCTCTCCAAGCCGGGCCTCTACCTGGAGGATCTCTTCGTCCTGCCCGAGCAGCGCGGCCGGGGGCACGGCAAGCGCCTGTTGTCGCACCTGGCGAAGCTCGCCGTGGAGCGGGGCTGCGGCCGCTTCGAGTGGTCCGTGCTGGACTGGAACACCCCCTCCATCGAGTTCTACAAGTCCTTCGGCGCGGTACCGATGAACGACTGGACGGTCTTCCGCGTCACGGGTGAGTCGCTGGAGCGGCTCGCCCGGGCGGCTTGA
- a CDS encoding FAD-dependent oxidoreductase, with amino-acid sequence MSASTQRETLWGALAEPWDLLIIGGGITGASVLREATRAGVKALLVEQRDFAWGTSSRSSKLVHGGLRYLATGDVHLVRQSIRERKRLLAEGDGLVRPLDFMLASHPKEGGKHWQGRAGIFVYELLTGRWPRGNHATSRLHELEPSLVREERLIGVPYDEAWVDDARLVLRIVREAVAAGGAALNHVRVTGLLREEGRVAGVELWDTVGQRSATVRARAVVNATGVWADSVRAHLSGAPKLRPLRGSHLVFSSQRFPLAHGISFRHPRGDRFVCVMPWEDSTLVGTTDLDHSTPLDQEPSISSEEVAYLMEAVESRFPALGLTVDDVVSCYAGVRPVISSGASDPSKESREHLVLEEEGLVTVTGGKLTTCRAIAHDALRALRRRIPELAALEPEGPFLGTPPALDDAPLSPEARLRLRGRYGADAPALVAAAHAGELDAVPGTSTLWAELRWAARNENVVHLDDLLLRRVRLGLLLPRGGEAHLPAIRALCQRELGWDDARWESEARAYLALWRTHYALPERPRLSAVNEVRLATSLANPVQLRTVNLPGGPVHYADYGGSGPTVVMLHGLGGCYLNWLPAAPLLTKHARVLAVDLIGFGRTPIAGRSVGVEAQRQMLHHFLTEVVGGPAVLVGNSWGGLVALAHAARAPETTAGLVLVSPAQPPPRGTRLDPAQASRLVLHTMPGVGEYKVWREGKRTGARGLFMDLLTLGCADVRRVPQEVVEENTALIAERMERMPLGHSASYLRATRSMILTLLGRNRFESWVHGVRAPTLLVHGRQDRLVPVASSEALAALRPDWSFEPMDDIGHVPQMEDAPRFVARMVRWLDESKAAPRLSPALVARQA; translated from the coding sequence ATGTCCGCATCCACTCAACGAGAGACGCTCTGGGGAGCGCTGGCAGAGCCCTGGGATTTGCTCATCATCGGAGGGGGTATCACCGGCGCCTCCGTGCTGCGCGAGGCCACCCGCGCCGGCGTGAAGGCCCTGCTCGTCGAGCAGCGCGACTTCGCCTGGGGCACCTCCAGCCGCTCCAGCAAGCTCGTCCACGGCGGCCTGCGCTACCTCGCCACCGGAGATGTGCACCTGGTCCGCCAGTCCATCCGCGAGCGCAAGCGGCTGCTGGCCGAGGGCGACGGACTGGTGCGGCCGCTCGACTTCATGCTCGCCAGCCACCCCAAGGAGGGCGGCAAGCACTGGCAGGGCCGCGCCGGCATCTTCGTGTACGAGCTGCTCACCGGCAGGTGGCCTCGCGGCAACCACGCCACCTCCCGGCTGCACGAGCTGGAGCCCTCGCTCGTGCGGGAGGAGCGGCTCATCGGCGTGCCCTATGACGAGGCCTGGGTCGACGACGCGCGGCTGGTGCTGCGCATCGTCCGCGAGGCCGTGGCGGCGGGAGGCGCGGCGCTCAACCACGTGCGTGTCACCGGCCTGCTGCGCGAGGAGGGCCGTGTCGCGGGCGTCGAGCTGTGGGACACCGTCGGGCAGCGCTCCGCCACCGTCCGGGCCCGCGCCGTCGTCAACGCCACGGGCGTGTGGGCGGACTCGGTGCGCGCGCACCTGTCCGGGGCCCCCAAGCTGCGCCCCCTGCGCGGCAGCCACCTCGTCTTCTCCTCCCAGCGCTTCCCCCTCGCCCACGGCATCAGCTTCCGCCACCCGCGCGGTGACCGCTTCGTGTGCGTCATGCCCTGGGAGGACTCCACGCTCGTGGGAACCACGGACCTGGACCACTCCACCCCGCTGGACCAGGAGCCCTCCATCTCCTCCGAGGAGGTGGCCTACCTCATGGAGGCCGTGGAGTCCCGCTTCCCCGCGCTGGGGCTCACCGTCGACGACGTGGTGTCGTGCTACGCCGGTGTGCGGCCCGTCATCTCCTCCGGCGCGAGCGACCCGTCCAAGGAGTCGCGCGAGCACCTCGTCCTCGAGGAGGAGGGGCTCGTCACCGTCACCGGCGGCAAGCTCACCACCTGCCGCGCCATCGCGCACGATGCCCTGCGCGCCCTCCGCCGCCGGATTCCCGAGCTGGCCGCGTTGGAGCCGGAGGGGCCCTTCCTCGGCACGCCTCCCGCGCTGGACGACGCACCCCTCTCCCCCGAGGCCCGCCTGCGGCTGCGAGGACGCTACGGAGCGGACGCGCCCGCGCTCGTCGCCGCGGCCCATGCTGGGGAGCTCGACGCAGTCCCCGGCACCTCCACGCTCTGGGCGGAGCTGCGCTGGGCGGCGCGCAACGAGAACGTCGTCCACCTGGATGACCTGCTGCTGCGGCGCGTGCGGCTGGGGCTGCTGCTGCCCCGGGGGGGCGAGGCACACCTGCCCGCCATCCGCGCCCTCTGCCAGCGGGAGCTGGGCTGGGATGACGCGCGCTGGGAGTCCGAGGCCCGCGCCTACCTCGCCCTCTGGCGCACCCACTACGCGCTGCCCGAGCGGCCCCGCCTGTCCGCGGTGAACGAGGTCCGGCTCGCCACGTCCCTGGCGAACCCGGTGCAACTGCGGACGGTGAACCTGCCGGGAGGCCCCGTCCACTACGCCGACTATGGCGGGAGCGGCCCCACGGTGGTGATGCTGCATGGCCTGGGCGGCTGCTACCTCAACTGGCTCCCCGCCGCGCCCCTGCTGACGAAGCACGCGCGGGTGCTCGCGGTGGATCTCATCGGCTTCGGTCGGACGCCCATCGCCGGGCGCTCCGTCGGCGTGGAGGCCCAGCGGCAGATGCTCCACCACTTCCTCACGGAGGTGGTGGGCGGGCCCGCCGTGCTGGTGGGCAACTCCTGGGGTGGGTTGGTGGCGCTCGCCCATGCCGCCCGGGCGCCGGAGACGACGGCGGGTCTCGTGCTCGTCAGCCCCGCGCAGCCGCCTCCGCGTGGCACGCGGTTGGATCCAGCGCAGGCCAGCCGCCTCGTGCTGCACACGATGCCGGGCGTGGGCGAGTACAAGGTGTGGCGCGAGGGCAAGCGCACCGGTGCGCGCGGGTTGTTCATGGACCTGCTCACCCTGGGGTGCGCGGACGTGCGGCGCGTCCCCCAGGAGGTGGTGGAGGAGAACACGGCCCTCATCGCCGAGCGCATGGAGCGCATGCCCCTGGGCCACTCCGCCAGCTACCTGCGGGCCACGCGCTCGATGATCCTCACCCTGCTGGGACGCAACCGTTTCGAGTCCTGGGTGCACGGCGTGCGCGCGCCCACCCTGCTGGTGCATGGCCGGCAGGACCGGCTGGTGCCCGTGGCCTCCTCGGAGGCCCTGGCCGCGCTGCGCCCGGACTGGAGCTTCGAGCCCATGGACGACATCGGCCACGTGCCCCAGATGGAGGACGCGCCCCGCTTCGTCGCGCGCATGGTGCGCTGGCTGGACGAGTCGAAGGCCGCTCCGCGCCTGAGCCCCGCGCTCGTGGCTCGTCAGGCCTGA
- a CDS encoding DUF6624 domain-containing protein: MNRLIVRLAALSLLSACAHTAAPSETPAPAAATAPIAAPAPTPEARALAMQADALLMSGKSAESLPLYQQAWEQGVRAERMSYNAACAASLAGQKAEALTWLERAVDAGFAEPGHLKQDEDLASLRAEPAFARISEKAAANEAKLMAAQNPQLRDELLRMMEEDQAARRAAGAARFKDTAANERMKAIDLENTARMKEIVAQVGWPTKTLVSERGARAAWLLVQHADQDVAFQRQCLPLLEKSVAAGEGSPMELAYLTDRVLVAEGKPQRYGTQFHQVEGKHVPRPIEDEANVDARRAAVGLGTMAEYTEQMRRMTSGGK; this comes from the coding sequence ATGAATCGCCTCATCGTGCGGCTCGCCGCGCTGAGTCTGCTGTCGGCCTGCGCCCATACGGCGGCCCCCTCCGAGACGCCCGCGCCCGCCGCGGCCACCGCGCCCATCGCGGCCCCGGCGCCCACCCCCGAGGCCCGTGCGCTGGCGATGCAGGCGGATGCGCTGCTCATGAGCGGCAAGAGCGCCGAGTCGCTCCCGCTCTACCAACAGGCCTGGGAGCAGGGCGTGCGCGCCGAGCGCATGAGCTACAACGCCGCCTGTGCCGCGTCGCTCGCGGGCCAGAAGGCCGAGGCCCTCACGTGGCTCGAGCGCGCCGTGGACGCCGGCTTCGCCGAGCCCGGGCACCTGAAGCAGGACGAGGACCTGGCCTCACTGCGCGCGGAGCCCGCCTTCGCCCGTATCTCCGAGAAGGCGGCCGCCAACGAGGCGAAGCTCATGGCGGCCCAGAATCCGCAACTGCGCGACGAGCTGCTGCGCATGATGGAGGAGGACCAGGCCGCCCGGCGTGCCGCGGGCGCGGCGCGGTTCAAGGACACGGCGGCCAACGAGCGGATGAAGGCCATCGACCTCGAGAACACCGCGCGGATGAAGGAGATTGTCGCGCAGGTGGGCTGGCCCACGAAGACGCTGGTGAGCGAGCGGGGCGCGAGGGCCGCCTGGCTGCTGGTGCAGCACGCGGACCAGGACGTGGCCTTCCAGCGGCAGTGCCTGCCGTTGCTGGAGAAGTCGGTGGCGGCGGGGGAGGGCTCGCCCATGGAGCTGGCCTACCTGACGGACCGGGTGCTGGTGGCCGAGGGCAAGCCGCAGCGCTACGGCACCCAGTTCCACCAGGTGGAAGGCAAGCATGTGCCCCGTCCCATCGAGGACGAGGCCAACGTGGACGCGCGCCGCGCGGCCGTGGGCCTGGGCACCATGGCCGAGTACACCGAGCAGATGAGGCGCATGACCTCGGGCGGCAAGTAG
- a CDS encoding YncE family protein: MSPHDTSSHPKRPWRTAAVGALLTVLPLAGYAVLSAKERERPAPTAKAPEQVSATGRLEKSGVVVEFSVVQPGLTGTEQRPLMEGDHAEVRFRMTDATSGLPLRGLSPAAWMDLGQVLSGKVEQKHECKERVALYLKGLVGIRPLIDLNSYYLLVMNQDASLSVIDPLVGMTGKTSLYATVVLDRPGADWVKSRDGRKLFVSMPRAGKVAVVDTEVFRVEARVEAGEEPTRVAVQPDGRYLWVGDGPGAKAGSGVTVIDTESLETVARIPTGRGHHELAFTPDDRFAFVSNREEGTVSVIDIAKLAKVKDLRTGPLPISVAFSPLSGALYVADGKEGTIVAIDGERLEERARLTAKPGLGPMRFTQDGRWGLVVNPSEHTVSVIDAASHRLEHTLSVAGQPYQVGFTRAFAYVRLLDSERVEMINLATLGGGAKPTIQGFGAGASAPRLAGDLSLADSISQAATEAAVFVVNPAENTTYFYMEGMNAPMGSFGNYGHNARAVSVVDRSLKEVEPGVYSARVRVPVAGRYDVAFLLDSPRVLHCFTVEAKENPAQQQARHALELEYLDFPARLTAGEEPRLRFKLREPATHQPVAGLGDVTMLTYAAPGQQRAEVTAREVEDGVYEARPTLASAGAYYLYVSVPSRKVGYGGLPYRTLWVAGAAKSEP, translated from the coding sequence ATGAGCCCACACGACACCTCGTCCCACCCGAAACGCCCGTGGCGTACCGCCGCCGTGGGAGCGTTGCTCACCGTCCTGCCCCTGGCCGGGTACGCCGTCCTCTCCGCGAAGGAGCGCGAGAGACCGGCCCCCACGGCCAAGGCTCCCGAGCAGGTGAGCGCCACCGGACGGCTCGAGAAGAGCGGCGTCGTGGTGGAGTTCTCCGTCGTCCAGCCCGGGCTCACCGGGACGGAGCAGCGGCCGCTGATGGAAGGGGACCATGCCGAGGTCCGCTTCCGCATGACCGATGCCACCAGCGGCCTGCCGCTGCGGGGCCTCTCGCCCGCGGCGTGGATGGACCTGGGCCAGGTGCTCTCGGGGAAGGTGGAGCAGAAACACGAGTGCAAGGAACGCGTCGCGCTCTACCTCAAGGGGCTGGTCGGCATCCGCCCGCTCATCGACCTCAACAGCTACTACCTGCTGGTGATGAACCAGGATGCGAGCCTCTCGGTCATCGACCCGCTGGTGGGGATGACGGGCAAGACGAGCCTCTATGCCACGGTGGTGCTCGACCGGCCCGGCGCCGACTGGGTGAAGAGCCGCGACGGGCGGAAGCTCTTCGTGTCGATGCCCCGGGCGGGGAAGGTGGCGGTGGTGGACACGGAGGTGTTCCGGGTGGAGGCCCGGGTGGAGGCCGGCGAGGAGCCCACGCGCGTCGCCGTCCAGCCGGATGGGCGCTACCTCTGGGTGGGAGATGGCCCCGGGGCGAAGGCCGGCAGCGGCGTCACGGTCATCGACACCGAGTCCCTGGAGACCGTGGCCCGGATTCCCACCGGACGCGGACACCACGAGCTCGCCTTCACCCCGGATGACCGCTTCGCCTTCGTCAGCAACCGCGAGGAGGGCACGGTGTCCGTCATCGACATCGCGAAGCTCGCGAAGGTGAAGGACCTGCGGACGGGCCCGCTCCCCATCTCCGTGGCCTTCTCTCCCCTCTCCGGCGCGCTCTACGTGGCGGACGGCAAGGAGGGAACCATCGTGGCCATCGACGGCGAGCGGCTGGAGGAGCGCGCCCGCCTGACGGCGAAACCGGGCCTGGGGCCCATGCGCTTCACCCAGGACGGACGCTGGGGCCTGGTGGTCAATCCCTCCGAGCACACGGTGTCCGTCATCGACGCCGCCAGCCACCGGCTCGAGCACACGCTCAGCGTGGCAGGCCAGCCCTACCAGGTGGGCTTCACCCGGGCGTTCGCCTACGTGCGCCTGCTCGACTCCGAGCGCGTGGAGATGATCAACCTCGCGACCCTGGGCGGTGGCGCGAAGCCGACGATACAGGGCTTCGGCGCGGGAGCCTCGGCGCCCAGGCTCGCGGGAGACCTCAGCCTCGCCGACTCCATCTCACAGGCCGCCACCGAGGCGGCGGTCTTCGTGGTCAACCCGGCGGAGAACACCACGTACTTCTATATGGAGGGCATGAACGCCCCCATGGGGAGCTTCGGCAACTACGGACACAACGCCCGGGCGGTGAGCGTGGTGGACAGGAGCCTGAAGGAAGTCGAGCCCGGGGTGTACTCCGCGCGCGTCCGCGTTCCGGTGGCGGGCAGGTACGACGTCGCCTTCCTGTTGGACTCGCCGCGCGTGCTGCACTGCTTCACGGTCGAGGCGAAGGAGAACCCCGCCCAGCAGCAGGCGCGCCATGCGCTCGAGCTCGAGTACCTGGACTTCCCGGCGCGGCTGACGGCGGGCGAGGAGCCACGGCTGCGCTTCAAGCTGCGCGAGCCGGCCACCCACCAGCCCGTCGCCGGGTTGGGTGACGTGACGATGCTCACCTATGCCGCGCCCGGACAGCAGCGCGCCGAGGTGACCGCGCGAGAGGTGGAAGACGGCGTCTACGAGGCACGGCCCACGCTGGCGAGCGCTGGCGCGTACTACCTCTACGTCTCGGTGCCCTCGCGGAAGGTGGGCTACGGCGGGCTGCCCTACCGGACGCTCTGGGTGGCGGGCGCGGCGAAGAGCGAACCCTGA
- a CDS encoding WGR domain-containing protein: MRRFEFVEGTSAKFWMAEVQGNTFIVVYGRLGTDGQRKEKEFSDEEGARREYERKVAEKLREGYHEVSTESAPAPKGAKGAAAATPKLSLPPRVRGGKPSAEQVTVAAEALTGLDARVGGRSWKVSLQARRARHALRALGGVDPASHSALGAVFTSLMGKVVAPKGEPRLPMWVALELLSELDAAAFVRTLEQWKRAPAGTPAQAAIGLLSRQAEVLGEPELALRLGALLEARPRASGEGWDKRWSALRPHVEGHLVSGGSSLPALLRSLEAGGDARLAERLSRLGG; this comes from the coding sequence ATGCGCAGGTTCGAATTCGTGGAAGGCACCAGCGCGAAGTTCTGGATGGCCGAGGTCCAGGGCAACACCTTCATCGTGGTGTACGGCCGGCTGGGCACCGACGGGCAGCGCAAGGAGAAGGAGTTCTCCGACGAGGAGGGCGCCCGGCGCGAGTACGAGCGCAAGGTGGCCGAGAAGCTGCGCGAGGGCTACCACGAGGTGTCCACCGAGTCCGCGCCGGCGCCCAAGGGAGCGAAGGGCGCGGCCGCCGCCACTCCCAAGCTCTCGCTGCCTCCCCGGGTGCGCGGGGGCAAGCCGTCCGCGGAGCAGGTGACGGTGGCCGCCGAGGCGCTCACCGGGCTCGACGCGCGGGTGGGCGGGCGCAGCTGGAAGGTGTCGCTCCAGGCCCGCCGGGCGCGGCACGCGCTCCGGGCCCTGGGCGGCGTGGACCCGGCCAGCCACTCCGCCCTCGGCGCGGTGTTCACGTCGTTGATGGGGAAGGTGGTGGCCCCCAAGGGCGAGCCGCGGCTGCCGATGTGGGTGGCCCTGGAGCTGCTGTCCGAGCTGGACGCCGCGGCCTTCGTCCGGACGCTGGAGCAGTGGAAGCGGGCTCCCGCGGGGACGCCGGCCCAGGCCGCCATCGGTCTGCTGTCCCGCCAGGCCGAGGTGCTCGGCGAGCCCGAGCTGGCGCTGCGCCTGGGCGCGCTGCTGGAGGCGCGGCCCCGTGCCTCCGGCGAGGGCTGGGACAAGCGCTGGAGCGCGCTGCGTCCGCACGTCGAGGGACACCTCGTCTCGGGCGGCAGCTCCCTGCCGGCCCTGCTGCGCTCGCTGGAAGCGGGGGGCGATGCACGGCTCGCCGAGCGCCTGTCCCGGCTGGGCGGGTGA
- a CDS encoding ABC transporter substrate-binding protein, with translation MRALPLLLCALSCAAAASPTPLTPREQAGRRIYFEGESPTGGSISATLGANVRLPGSAVPCVNCHGEDGSGRPEGGVLPPDITWTELTKPYGHVHPGGRKHPVLEDRSVARAVSEGIDPGGNRLDAVMPRYSMSWEDMSSLLAWLKRLEHEREPGVTDSALRLGVVLPTRGRLAELGQAMRGVLEAWCAELNASGGIHGRTLELVIAGYDSDQETGLASAQRMLGQEPVFALLSGFLPGAEKELAALAEREALPLIGPFTLSARKDGTPERHVFFLLSDAGEQARVLAEYAARELSREGTRAAILHPEDEGLAGAARAARARLQARGWKQVELLRYTRGAFNPALAEDLKRKGTRVMLFLGNDEELAALLEKARTLGWAPYLLLPGNLSARAAVRAPALFQGRIFLAYPTLPSDEQPRAREAFSRLQASTPAAEGYRMAQVSAYTAATLLTEGLRRSGRQLSRKKLLGHLEGLYAFEPGLVPPLSYGPNRRVGAWGAYVVTVDLAARSFRPVTGWMELPDGG, from the coding sequence ATGCGGGCCCTCCCCCTGCTGCTCTGCGCGCTGTCCTGTGCCGCGGCCGCGAGTCCCACTCCGCTCACGCCCCGGGAGCAGGCGGGCAGGAGAATCTACTTCGAGGGGGAGAGCCCCACGGGCGGGAGCATCTCCGCGACGCTCGGCGCGAACGTCCGGCTGCCGGGCTCGGCGGTGCCGTGCGTCAACTGCCACGGCGAGGACGGCTCGGGCCGTCCCGAGGGGGGAGTCCTTCCCCCGGACATCACCTGGACGGAGCTCACCAAGCCGTACGGCCACGTCCATCCAGGTGGAAGGAAGCACCCGGTGCTCGAGGACAGGAGCGTGGCGCGCGCCGTCTCCGAGGGCATCGATCCGGGCGGGAACCGGCTGGACGCGGTGATGCCGCGCTACTCGATGTCCTGGGAGGACATGAGCAGCCTGCTCGCGTGGCTGAAGCGGCTGGAGCACGAGCGCGAGCCCGGGGTGACGGACTCGGCGCTGCGGCTGGGCGTCGTGCTTCCCACGCGGGGGCGGCTCGCGGAGCTGGGACAGGCCATGCGCGGCGTGCTGGAGGCCTGGTGCGCCGAGCTCAACGCCTCGGGAGGCATTCACGGCCGCACGCTCGAGCTGGTCATCGCCGGGTACGACAGCGACCAGGAGACGGGCCTGGCCAGCGCCCAGCGGATGCTCGGCCAGGAGCCCGTCTTCGCGCTGCTGTCCGGCTTCCTGCCGGGAGCGGAGAAGGAGCTGGCCGCGCTGGCGGAGCGGGAGGCGCTGCCGCTCATCGGGCCCTTCACCCTGTCCGCCCGGAAGGACGGTACGCCGGAGCGTCACGTCTTCTTCCTCCTGTCGGACGCGGGAGAGCAGGCCCGCGTCCTCGCCGAGTACGCCGCGAGGGAGCTGTCCCGGGAAGGCACACGGGCCGCCATCCTCCATCCCGAGGACGAGGGCCTCGCCGGAGCCGCACGCGCGGCACGGGCCCGGCTCCAGGCGCGCGGCTGGAAGCAGGTGGAGCTGCTGCGCTACACCCGGGGCGCCTTCAATCCCGCGCTGGCCGAGGACCTGAAGCGCAAGGGCACGCGGGTGATGCTGTTCCTCGGCAACGACGAGGAGCTCGCCGCGCTGCTGGAGAAGGCGCGGACACTGGGCTGGGCGCCCTACCTGCTGTTGCCGGGAAACCTCTCCGCGCGAGCGGCGGTGCGAGCGCCCGCGCTCTTCCAGGGCCGCATCTTCCTCGCCTACCCCACCCTGCCGTCGGACGAGCAGCCCCGTGCCCGGGAGGCGTTCTCCCGTCTACAAGCGAGCACCCCGGCCGCGGAAGGCTACCGGATGGCCCAGGTCTCCGCGTACACCGCCGCGACGCTGCTCACCGAGGGCCTGCGCCGCTCTGGCAGACAGTTGAGCAGGAAGAAGCTGCTCGGCCACCTGGAGGGACTGTATGCCTTCGAACCGGGGCTCGTGCCGCCCTTGAGCTACGGGCCCAACCGGCGCGTGGGCGCGTGGGGGGCCTACGTCGTCACGGTGGACCTCGCGGCCCGGAGCTTCCGTCCGGTCACCGGGTGGATGGAGCTGCCCGACGGGGGGTAA
- a CDS encoding SCO family protein, translated as MSFESKRAKAASLLLALLLVVPARAMGDEACPHHKQGTATAAPAPKAPSSEVRLVEAGLVDQDGTPVRLGGEVIGDRLVVMNFVFTTCTTVCPVLSAIFSRVQGRLGDRLGKEVQLVSLSVDPTRDTPARLKDYATRLRAKAGWTWLTGGPENVKQVLQGLGAYTPSYANHTPMVLIGDARTGTWVRLNGFPSEEQILAKVDELAAARRARAENPAP; from the coding sequence ATGTCATTCGAGAGCAAGAGAGCGAAGGCCGCGAGTCTCCTCCTGGCCCTGCTGCTGGTGGTACCAGCCCGCGCGATGGGGGACGAAGCGTGCCCCCATCACAAGCAAGGCACCGCCACCGCGGCGCCCGCCCCCAAGGCCCCGTCCTCCGAGGTCCGCCTCGTCGAGGCCGGGCTCGTCGACCAGGACGGCACACCCGTCCGGCTCGGCGGTGAGGTGATTGGCGACAGGCTCGTCGTCATGAACTTCGTCTTCACCACCTGCACCACGGTGTGCCCCGTCCTCTCGGCGATCTTCTCCCGGGTCCAGGGCAGGCTGGGCGACCGGCTGGGCAAGGAGGTCCAGCTGGTCTCCCTCAGCGTGGACCCCACCCGCGACACGCCCGCGCGCTTGAAGGACTACGCGACCCGCCTCCGGGCGAAGGCCGGATGGACCTGGCTCACCGGCGGCCCGGAGAACGTCAAACAGGTGCTCCAGGGCCTCGGGGCCTACACCCCGTCGTACGCCAACCACACGCCCATGGTGCTCATCGGTGACGCGCGCACCGGCACGTGGGTGAGGCTCAATGGCTTTCCCAGCGAGGAGCAGATCCTCGCGAAGGTGGATGAACTGGCCGCGGCCCGCCGGGCTCGCGCGGAGAACCCCGCCCCATGA
- a CDS encoding SCO family protein: protein MTLPCKPLLVLALAFCLHARAADPTPEEKARAWFTDTSLVTQEGKQVRFYSDVLKDRVVVISFLFTRCTTACPMIAARLNRIREQLGERFGREVTFISISVDPEHDTPQRLAEFARKHQAAHPGWTFLTGKKEDVNQVIARLGQYVENIEGHSTLLIAGNEKRKHWTKIRPDEPSPAVAERVRQLAEER, encoded by the coding sequence ATGACACTCCCCTGCAAGCCGTTGCTCGTCCTGGCCCTGGCCTTCTGCCTTCACGCTCGCGCGGCGGATCCCACGCCCGAGGAGAAGGCCCGCGCCTGGTTCACCGACACCTCGCTCGTCACGCAGGAAGGGAAACAGGTCCGGTTCTACAGCGACGTCCTGAAGGATCGCGTGGTCGTCATCTCCTTCCTCTTCACGCGCTGCACCACCGCCTGTCCGATGATCGCCGCCCGGCTCAATCGCATCCGCGAGCAGCTCGGCGAGCGCTTCGGGCGCGAGGTGACCTTCATCTCCATCAGCGTGGACCCCGAGCACGACACCCCGCAGCGGCTCGCGGAGTTCGCCCGCAAGCACCAGGCGGCCCACCCGGGCTGGACGTTCCTCACCGGGAAGAAGGAGGACGTGAACCAGGTCATCGCCCGGCTCGGCCAGTACGTGGAGAACATCGAGGGACACTCCACGCTGCTCATCGCTGGCAACGAGAAGCGCAAGCACTGGACGAAGATCCGCCCGGATGAGCCCTCCCCGGCCGTCGCCGAGCGCGTGCGGCAGCTCGCCGAGGAACGATGA
- a CDS encoding lipoprotein, with protein sequence MNFVSRKLWIVGGMSLALGACAAKKVTPVQYSLGLSRAEYRDYSRARVNICDVEPGTVSGELGAVNKLLTDFLSSSEQVKNPQSVDHGRAVELLKEAEGSLDKVLDVYQANLQAVSRCGFAKSGTIQELAKQGTALVEQSRTRMAESSQLLAVKDAQRKWQAEAPQREQAARQEWCAKNPEVGSTDLYYARKHADGRTEWFFCDGHIVQSGTNGGEPTLVSPEGLSAKDRRKVKPSRYLEAAQGYPVEEMDKQPASVADMAAPAPAPAPAQGTAAGGN encoded by the coding sequence ATGAATTTCGTGAGCCGGAAGCTGTGGATCGTCGGAGGAATGAGCCTGGCGCTGGGCGCGTGTGCGGCGAAGAAGGTGACGCCGGTGCAGTACAGCCTGGGGTTGTCGCGCGCGGAGTACCGCGACTACTCGCGAGCCAGGGTCAACATCTGTGACGTGGAGCCGGGCACCGTGTCGGGCGAGCTGGGGGCGGTGAACAAGCTGCTGACGGACTTCCTGTCCTCCTCGGAGCAGGTGAAGAACCCACAGTCGGTGGACCATGGCCGCGCCGTGGAGCTGCTGAAGGAGGCGGAAGGCTCGCTGGACAAGGTGCTGGACGTGTACCAGGCCAACCTGCAAGCGGTGAGCAGGTGTGGCTTCGCGAAGTCCGGCACCATCCAGGAGCTGGCGAAGCAAGGCACGGCGCTGGTGGAGCAGTCGCGCACGCGGATGGCGGAGTCCTCCCAGCTGCTCGCGGTGAAGGACGCCCAGCGCAAGTGGCAGGCGGAGGCCCCACAGCGGGAGCAGGCGGCACGCCAGGAGTGGTGCGCGAAGAACCCCGAGGTGGGCAGCACCGACCTGTACTACGCGCGCAAGCACGCCGACGGCCGCACCGAGTGGTTCTTCTGTGACGGGCACATCGTCCAGTCCGGCACCAACGGAGGCGAGCCGACGCTCGTCTCTCCCGAGGGCCTGAGCGCGAAGGATCGCCGCAAGGTGAAGCCGTCGCGCTACCTCGAGGCGGCCCAGGGCTACCCGGTGGAGGAGATGGACAAGCAGCCGGCGAGCGTCGCGGACATGGCGGCTCCCGCGCCTGCTCCGGCGCCCGCCCAGGGCACGGCCGCGGGCGGGAACTGA